In one Bacteroidales bacterium genomic region, the following are encoded:
- a CDS encoding U32 family peptidase, whose protein sequence is MKKTELLLPAGNTETFNAALEGGADAVYLGLKHFNAREKADNFTNQQIPVLIKLAHQKNCKVYITLNTVVKNNELSELLDVLDFLQKAKPDAVIIQDWGVYQIIKKHYPELTVHASTQMANHNSLGANFSYQKKFERVILARELSLHELEELNKKTKIETEVFVHGALCYSFSGMCNFSSFLGGHGANRGLCSQVCRRLFKSEEDQKYYFSLKDNQQIENIHDIIDAGVDSLKIEGRLKSSDYVYKVARAYRSVIDDKKNLPLALEHLKTETGRNKTSYFLGNDLSDVITYESPNTGLFMGKILKLTNEGFEFDTEFELDKNFRIRIKHPIKDEQANLKVRDFSQSGRTIRVVTGGKFIIDSSVFLSGIIEKKFSSKLPEEKINIKFGIPFGKKKNIINSFGAVQKKKNFSLFIRIDSLDWMKKIRFDVFDNIIFSFTQNDLDILDPESNLIQKFKQKIWIEFPHFIPEGKIEYYKELAKIYTEKGLNKFFLSHISQKLLLPKKAIFAGNENMYVYNDAAIDFFTSEGAKLFTYPVENDEENISLYQNKKGIMPIYFYPRLFISRMPIKIKEEEIFTGDMGNTYIKLVRDGITYTIPEIPVSFLQYVNKFKQQGFKNFLIDLSFEKPSGNRINTLLKRYKQSQQIQPSVNFNYKRTLK, encoded by the coding sequence ATGAAAAAAACAGAACTCCTCCTACCCGCAGGAAATACCGAAACATTTAATGCTGCTTTGGAAGGCGGGGCTGATGCTGTTTATCTCGGATTAAAGCATTTTAATGCCAGAGAAAAAGCCGATAACTTTACTAATCAACAAATTCCTGTATTAATCAAACTTGCTCACCAAAAGAATTGTAAGGTTTATATTACATTAAACACAGTCGTTAAAAATAATGAACTGTCGGAGCTGCTTGATGTTCTTGATTTTTTACAAAAAGCAAAACCTGATGCCGTAATAATTCAAGACTGGGGAGTTTATCAAATAATTAAAAAACACTATCCCGAATTAACAGTTCATGCCAGCACTCAAATGGCAAACCATAACAGTTTAGGAGCAAATTTTTCATACCAAAAGAAATTTGAACGTGTTATTCTTGCCAGAGAATTAAGCTTGCATGAGCTTGAAGAACTTAATAAAAAGACAAAAATTGAAACAGAAGTTTTTGTTCACGGGGCTTTATGTTATTCATTTTCAGGGATGTGTAATTTCAGCAGTTTTTTGGGAGGCCACGGTGCAAACAGAGGACTTTGCTCGCAAGTTTGCAGAAGACTTTTTAAATCTGAAGAAGACCAAAAATATTATTTCAGTTTAAAAGATAATCAACAAATAGAAAATATTCATGATATTATTGATGCAGGTGTTGATTCTTTGAAGATCGAAGGTAGATTAAAGTCATCAGATTATGTTTATAAAGTTGCAAGAGCATACAGATCGGTTATTGATGATAAAAAGAATCTTCCGTTAGCTCTTGAACATTTGAAAACTGAAACAGGCAGAAACAAGACAAGTTACTTTTTGGGAAATGATTTAAGTGATGTCATTACTTATGAAAGTCCGAACACAGGCTTGTTTATGGGTAAAATTTTAAAACTGACAAATGAAGGCTTTGAATTTGATACAGAATTTGAATTGGATAAAAATTTCAGAATACGAATAAAGCATCCTATTAAAGACGAACAAGCAAATTTAAAAGTCAGAGATTTCTCTCAATCAGGAAGAACAATAAGGGTTGTTACCGGAGGAAAATTTATTATTGACAGTTCAGTGTTTTTATCCGGTATAATCGAAAAGAAATTTTCATCAAAACTACCGGAAGAAAAAATTAACATAAAATTTGGTATCCCTTTCGGCAAAAAGAAAAATATAATTAATTCATTCGGAGCAGTTCAAAAGAAGAAAAATTTTTCATTATTCATCAGAATTGATTCTTTAGATTGGATGAAAAAAATTCGATTTGATGTTTTTGATAATATTATTTTTTCTTTTACACAAAACGACCTTGATATTCTTGATCCGGAATCAAATTTAATTCAGAAATTTAAACAAAAAATATGGATTGAGTTTCCGCATTTTATTCCGGAAGGGAAAATTGAATATTATAAAGAATTGGCAAAAATATATACAGAAAAAGGTCTTAATAAGTTCTTTTTAAGTCATATATCTCAAAAACTGCTGTTGCCGAAGAAGGCAATCTTTGCCGGAAATGAAAATATGTATGTTTACAATGATGCTGCAATTGATTTTTTTACTTCTGAAGGAGCAAAGTTGTTTACATATCCTGTTGAAAATGATGAAGAAAACATAAGTTTATATCAAAATAAAAAAGGCATAATGCCGATTTATTTTTATCCGCGATTATTCATTTCAAGAATGCCGATTAAGATAAAAGAAGAAGAAATTTTTACGGGAGATATGGGTAATACATATATAAAATTAGTCAGAGACGGCATTACTTATACAATTCCGGAAATACCTGTTTCTTTTTTACAATATGTGAATAAATTCAAACAGCAAGGTTTCAAGAACTTTCTTATTGATTTGAGTTTTGAGAAACCTTCAGGCAACAGGATTAATACTTTATTAAAACGTTACAAACAGTCACAACAAATTCAACCTTCTGTTAATTTTAATTATAAGAGGACTTTGAAGTAA
- a CDS encoding sigma-54 dependent transcriptional regulator, whose translation MAKILVIDDEKAIRNSLKDILEYEKHDVTLVEDGKQGIIELTDNEYEIVLCDIKMPGMDGIEVLEKVTEKGIDVRFIMISGHGTVDTAVGAIKKGAFDFIEKPLDLNRLLITVKNALEIGKLVSETKVLKKKVSKKYQMIGESEALKKITEMIDKVAETDARVLITGANGTGKELVAHRIHEKSKRSKQPFVEVNCAAIPSELIESELFGHEKGSFTSAHKQRTGKFEQADGGTIFLDEIGDMSLSAQAKVLRALQENKISRVGSDKQIKVDVRVIAATNKEINKEIADKRFREDLYHRISVILINVPALNERPEDIPLLAEHFMTEITKEHGVAKLKIEKAAVKELQKINWTGNIREFRNVLERLIILCDNKITAKDVKSFAQPIGK comes from the coding sequence ATGGCAAAAATACTCGTAATAGACGATGAAAAAGCGATAAGAAATTCATTAAAGGATATTCTTGAATATGAAAAGCATGATGTAACACTTGTAGAAGACGGCAAGCAAGGAATTATTGAGCTTACTGATAATGAATATGAAATCGTATTATGTGATATAAAAATGCCGGGAATGGACGGTATTGAAGTTCTTGAAAAAGTAACAGAAAAGGGAATTGATGTTCGTTTTATTATGATTTCCGGACACGGAACAGTAGATACAGCTGTTGGAGCAATTAAAAAAGGTGCATTTGATTTTATAGAGAAACCTCTGGATCTCAACAGGTTACTAATTACTGTAAAAAATGCTTTGGAAATTGGTAAGCTGGTTAGTGAAACCAAAGTTTTGAAGAAAAAAGTCAGCAAAAAATATCAAATGATCGGGGAATCAGAAGCTCTGAAAAAAATAACAGAAATGATTGACAAAGTCGCTGAAACTGATGCAAGAGTTTTAATTACCGGAGCAAACGGAACAGGCAAAGAATTAGTGGCACACAGGATACACGAAAAAAGCAAAAGGAGTAAACAGCCTTTCGTAGAAGTGAATTGTGCGGCAATACCTTCTGAACTTATTGAAAGCGAATTATTCGGTCATGAAAAAGGCTCCTTTACTTCGGCACATAAGCAACGTACAGGAAAATTTGAACAGGCTGACGGCGGTACCATTTTTCTTGATGAAATCGGTGATATGAGTTTGTCTGCTCAAGCTAAAGTATTAAGAGCTTTGCAGGAAAATAAAATTTCAAGAGTAGGAAGCGATAAACAAATAAAAGTTGATGTTAGAGTAATTGCTGCAACTAATAAAGAAATTAATAAAGAAATTGCAGATAAAAGATTCAGAGAAGATCTTTATCACAGAATCAGTGTTATATTGATAAATGTTCCTGCATTAAATGAAAGGCCTGAAGATATTCCTTTATTAGCAGAGCATTTTATGACAGAAATAACCAAAGAACACGGAGTTGCTAAACTGAAAATTGAAAAAGCAGCTGTTAAAGAGTTGCAAAAAATTAATTGGACAGGTAATATCAGAGAATTCAGAAATGTATTGGAGCGTTTAATAATATTATGTGATAACAAGATTACTGCTAAAGATGTTAAAAGTTTTGCTCAACCGATTGGGAAGTAA
- a CDS encoding four helix bundle protein has product MNTEQNTDKRNFDLEDRLINFAIRISEVVDALPNTALGKYLKGQMIRSGTSPALNYGEAQSAESSKDFIHKLKIVLKELRETLVGLKIIKRKPLIEPSNKLNPIIKENNELISIFVKSIDTAKKNLNKKKQ; this is encoded by the coding sequence ATGAATACTGAACAAAATACAGATAAACGAAACTTTGATTTAGAAGACCGATTAATTAATTTTGCTATTAGAATAAGCGAAGTTGTTGATGCCTTGCCGAACACTGCATTAGGAAAGTATTTAAAAGGTCAAATGATAAGAAGTGGTACATCTCCGGCATTAAATTATGGCGAAGCACAAAGTGCAGAATCTTCAAAAGACTTTATTCATAAGTTGAAAATCGTCTTAAAAGAATTGAGAGAGACATTAGTAGGTCTAAAAATAATTAAGCGTAAGCCTCTGATTGAACCGTCAAATAAATTAAATCCGATAATTAAAGAAAATAATGAACTAATTTCAATCTTTGTAAAAAGTATTGATACAGCAAAAAAGAATTTAAATAAAAAAAAACAATGA
- a CDS encoding DUF6516 family protein — MIQTINRFSDFIKDYEILKYRTTGKSYELVLIIIFIDLSELHVRDYLFLDGKRKYAFHYQDIDLKQIFRYDTAPHWKNSKTFPYHKHLKDNSIIDSKIMYLESVLNEIVKILREETR; from the coding sequence ATGATTCAAACTATTAATAGATTTTCTGATTTTATAAAAGATTATGAAATATTAAAATACAGAACAACAGGAAAGTCGTATGAGCTTGTTTTAATAATAATTTTTATTGATTTATCTGAATTACATGTAAGAGATTATTTATTTTTAGATGGCAAAAGAAAATATGCTTTCCATTATCAAGATATAGACCTAAAACAAATTTTCAGATACGATACTGCACCGCATTGGAAAAATTCAAAAACTTTCCCTTATCATAAGCATTTAAAAGATAACAGTATTATTGACAGCAAAATTATGTATTTGGAAAGCGTTTTAAATGAAATTGTTAAAATATTGCGGGAAGAAACAAGATGA
- a CDS encoding PorT family protein, translating into MKKIKLITLLIFTGISVNSFAQIEYLKGFIVKGTDTTHCFIKKEPLKTLQYNITVKNSVESSEEKNYTPSDLNGFYIESFGHFVSKQFKLRYVNDIMKSTDYMAEEEEKYIKEKAFIKTLNSGPANLYSFLDKDSKNHYFIEKDTIFYELYEKFNFKMVEENNLNKRKLFIQRNFQGKLAFIFNDCPKIKSKIKSVKLSESNLIKITKLYNKCMGYESEEDVEVKKLIIEKSVCAGLSLNNFFFWSDHRDVFVNSIQPYNQTPTGGFNFNFIFPRISYDFSLYTGLLYSNNKFIANYDTVKSDISYIYKVDLNTHFIKAPLLFKYTLNKYKIKPYVFAGGFAGFVVKSSNEIVTHAFGEFRDDIDSSYVFEIYHGSDYKYHPAIRKFEIGYTIGLGVKTKLFKNISIFIESRYETGSGISKLTGFGVKSKYYSFITGIEF; encoded by the coding sequence ATGAAAAAAATTAAACTGATTACTTTACTGATTTTCACCGGAATATCAGTTAATTCTTTTGCTCAAATTGAATATTTGAAAGGATTTATTGTTAAAGGAACAGATACAACTCATTGTTTTATAAAAAAAGAACCGTTAAAAACATTGCAATATAACATAACTGTGAAAAATTCTGTTGAAAGTTCAGAAGAAAAAAATTATACTCCTTCTGATTTAAACGGATTTTATATTGAGAGTTTCGGGCATTTTGTTTCAAAACAATTTAAGCTAAGGTATGTAAATGACATTATGAAATCAACAGATTACATGGCGGAAGAAGAAGAAAAATATATTAAGGAAAAAGCTTTTATAAAAACGTTGAATTCAGGACCGGCTAATCTTTACAGTTTTCTTGATAAAGATTCAAAGAATCATTATTTTATAGAAAAAGATACAATTTTCTACGAACTTTATGAAAAATTTAATTTTAAAATGGTTGAAGAAAATAATTTAAATAAGCGTAAATTATTTATTCAGAGGAATTTTCAAGGAAAGTTAGCTTTTATATTTAACGATTGTCCAAAAATTAAATCAAAAATTAAATCGGTAAAATTAAGTGAAAGCAATTTAATAAAGATTACAAAATTATACAATAAATGTATGGGTTACGAAAGTGAGGAAGATGTAGAAGTTAAAAAATTGATTATTGAAAAATCTGTATGTGCCGGATTAAGTTTAAATAACTTTTTCTTTTGGAGCGATCATCGTGATGTTTTTGTGAATTCAATTCAACCTTATAATCAAACACCAACGGGAGGTTTTAATTTTAATTTTATTTTTCCTCGAATAAGTTATGATTTTAGTTTATATACAGGCTTACTATATTCTAATAATAAATTTATTGCAAATTATGATACTGTTAAATCAGATATTTCTTATATATATAAAGTAGATTTGAACACACATTTTATTAAAGCTCCCTTACTCTTTAAATATACTTTGAACAAATATAAAATTAAACCTTATGTATTTGCAGGAGGATTTGCCGGGTTTGTTGTCAAATCTTCTAATGAAATTGTTACTCATGCATTTGGTGAGTTTCGCGATGATATTGATTCTTCTTATGTATTTGAAATCTATCATGGGAGTGATTATAAATATCATCCTGCAATAAGAAAATTTGAGATAGGATATACAATTGGTTTAGGTGTTAAAACTAAATTGTTTAAAAATATATCAATATTTATTGAATCTCGTTATGAAACCGGTAGTGGAATTTCAAAATTAACAGGCTTTGGTGTTAAATCAAAATACTACAGCTTTATAACCGGTATTGAGTTTTAA
- a CDS encoding ATP-binding cassette domain-containing protein → MEILRTQDVVKQFENHRALSEVSISVEEATVFGLLGPNGAGKTTLIRIINQITAPDEGEVFLFNEKLKPEHIKDIGYLPEERGLYKKMKVGEQAMYFAQLKGMSKTDAKAKLKSLFEKFEMLNWWDKKVEELSKGMQQKVQFITTIVHQPKLLIFDEPFSGFDPINADILKKEILALKDKGTSIIFSTHNMASVEEVCDNIALINNSKKILDGKVSDIKNDYKSNIFEIVFEGNFNKFSASLTADYELIKNKKENNRDYVKVKLLNNLKPNDLLVKMLTFGTIISFNEEIPSMHDIFIEAVNGNN, encoded by the coding sequence ATGGAAATATTAAGAACGCAAGATGTCGTTAAACAGTTTGAAAATCACAGAGCTTTATCCGAAGTAAGTATTAGTGTGGAAGAAGCTACTGTTTTCGGATTGTTGGGGCCGAACGGTGCCGGGAAAACAACTTTAATAAGGATTATTAATCAAATTACTGCACCTGATGAGGGTGAAGTTTTTTTGTTTAATGAAAAGTTAAAACCTGAACATATTAAAGATATTGGCTATCTTCCGGAAGAAAGAGGTTTGTACAAGAAAATGAAAGTGGGCGAACAAGCTATGTATTTTGCTCAATTAAAAGGAATGAGCAAAACAGATGCAAAAGCAAAACTAAAAAGCTTATTTGAAAAGTTTGAAATGCTAAACTGGTGGGATAAAAAGGTAGAAGAACTGTCAAAAGGAATGCAGCAAAAAGTCCAATTTATCACCACAATTGTTCATCAACCAAAGTTATTAATTTTTGATGAACCGTTCAGCGGTTTTGACCCCATTAATGCTGATATTCTGAAAAAAGAAATTCTTGCGTTGAAAGATAAAGGAACATCAATTATATTTTCAACACATAATATGGCATCTGTTGAAGAAGTATGTGATAATATTGCTTTAATAAATAACTCAAAAAAGATATTAGACGGAAAAGTTTCGGATATTAAAAACGATTATAAATCAAATATTTTTGAAATTGTTTTTGAAGGGAACTTTAATAAATTTTCAGCAAGTTTAACGGCTGATTATGAGCTGATTAAAAACAAGAAAGAAAACAACAGAGATTATGTTAAAGTGAAATTGCTGAATAATTTAAAACCAAATGACCTGTTAGTAAAGATGCTGACATTCGGTACAATAATCTCTTTTAACGAGGAAATACCGAGTATGCATGATATTTTTATTGAAGCTGTAAACGGAAATAATTAA
- a CDS encoding ABC transporter permease, whose protein sequence is MNKIPLIIKREYLTRVKKKSFIIMTIVGPILMAALFIAPVWFATMDDDAVKVIEVYDKTGTYKDAFENSETITFQFIKEDNDSIRKSDFLLSGNYALLTILDTAGNEFSLYSGKSPDLDVKEQICSKLERFMEEMNFNRLGIKKEDIESAKVDITLNTYTITEEGEEKSSAELTVAIGFIAAIIIYMFIFMYGVQVMRGVIEEKVNRVVEVLISSVKPFQLMAGKIIGIAGVALTQFLLWAILTGIIVGFVYLAFGSSMMQQNVDISQIQQLSPEQAQQMIGNSMIADILAVVMNFNWATMITTFIFFFIGGYLLYASLFAAIGSAVDNETDTQQFMLPVTIPLIIAFVAAQGIIRNPDGALAFWLSVIPFTSPIIMPVRVAMERYETWELILSIVTLILTFIGSVWFAAKIYKTGILMYGKKVSYKELWKWLRYK, encoded by the coding sequence ATGAATAAAATACCCCTAATCATAAAAAGAGAATATCTTACACGTGTTAAGAAAAAATCTTTCATTATAATGACCATTGTAGGTCCGATTTTGATGGCTGCTTTATTTATTGCACCGGTTTGGTTTGCAACTATGGATGATGATGCCGTAAAAGTGATTGAAGTTTATGATAAAACAGGAACTTATAAAGATGCTTTTGAAAATTCTGAAACGATAACTTTTCAATTTATTAAAGAAGATAATGACAGCATCAGAAAGTCTGATTTTTTATTGTCAGGCAATTATGCATTGTTGACTATTTTAGATACTGCCGGAAATGAATTTTCTTTATATTCCGGAAAATCACCTGATTTGGATGTGAAGGAGCAGATTTGCAGTAAATTAGAAAGATTCATGGAGGAAATGAATTTCAACAGGCTTGGAATAAAAAAAGAAGATATTGAATCAGCAAAAGTTGATATTACTTTAAATACCTATACAATTACAGAAGAAGGCGAAGAAAAAAGTTCAGCCGAATTAACAGTTGCTATTGGTTTTATTGCGGCAATTATTATTTATATGTTTATTTTTATGTACGGTGTGCAAGTAATGCGTGGCGTAATTGAAGAAAAAGTGAACAGAGTTGTGGAAGTTTTAATATCTTCCGTAAAGCCTTTTCAACTTATGGCAGGTAAAATAATCGGAATAGCCGGGGTTGCTCTTACACAATTTTTGCTTTGGGCAATTTTAACCGGTATCATTGTCGGTTTTGTTTATTTGGCATTCGGTTCAAGTATGATGCAACAAAATGTTGATATTTCTCAAATTCAACAACTGTCTCCTGAACAAGCTCAACAAATGATAGGTAATTCTATGATAGCAGATATTTTGGCAGTTGTTATGAACTTTAATTGGGCAACAATGATTACAACATTTATTTTCTTTTTTATAGGCGGTTATTTATTATATGCTTCGTTATTTGCAGCAATAGGTTCTGCTGTTGATAATGAAACAGATACTCAACAGTTTATGTTACCTGTTACGATTCCGCTGATTATTGCATTTGTTGCTGCACAAGGTATCATAAGAAATCCTGACGGAGCATTGGCATTTTGGCTCTCTGTCATTCCGTTTACTTCTCCGATAATTATGCCTGTGAGAGTTGCTATGGAACGATATGAAACATGGGAATTAATCCTCTCAATTGTTACACTAATATTGACCTTTATCGGTTCTGTATGGTTTGCAGCAAAAATATACAAAACAGGTATTTTAATGTACGGCAAAAAAGTATCATATAAAGAACTTTGGAAATGGTTGAGGTATAAGTAG
- a CDS encoding PrsW family intramembrane metalloprotease, protein MNYLFFFLNLIGVVLIVLFIISIISKIQKKGLLKSKILKYILIFAAVILFPILIVNNFIEDPLPTSIEEEIDFNEKYKYYLAQNQVLFEMLEEKPLNFDIHFNYVNTIRKYKEQNRSNHSFNIEQFRNYKENIRINNFYRNYIRSQDTVYKDIGYLFLGIHRLNLEENKKAFEVLDSVSNKKIKFLSYSLGYYFRQSMIYGNFEKAESNLLNSISKSEVKDVSYNELAQLYYYFGKEEKLQNLVNNPNANKRLSVYYKRVVYMRSNDFLNYWKVIFINEFKSVFIWGFIASFLILIVWLFYLRQVDIYEPEKWSHILLILLLSMSTIWLIYPLHDFLWDNFQYYPSSIPIYEFFQMVFSIGVVEELVKIIPVLLILKFTKAINEPFDYILYSSISAIGFAFIENIGYIQESSLYNINARALTATVAHMIFSSTIGYGLMLAKYGRFKSKIILFIVFFTIASLMHGFYDFWLITDWSIKFEWISILFLIIGIHIWFLYANNTLNISNFYDKKINVKNDQMKYYLIISLIGIFMFSYIANAYTQGIDYAKYFINRNIFYYGGLILYLSFSFSRFEIVRGYLAPFSIGIFFLIPKIKRSSDYSGLPIKIGSSKRYQLLPKYSIFKTQLPQNGYLTNRIVIDGNLESYIVKLETPLVYEEFKYDQVVIMPKKQSKSLNESGNILVYLLFPTNEILSKSLLTIKDFIFAGWAISKRINEVKIN, encoded by the coding sequence ATGAACTATTTATTTTTTTTCTTAAACCTGATTGGTGTTGTATTAATTGTGCTATTTATTATTAGCATCATTTCAAAAATTCAGAAGAAAGGTTTATTAAAATCAAAAATCCTCAAATACATTTTAATATTTGCTGCTGTAATATTATTTCCTATACTTATTGTTAATAACTTCATTGAAGACCCTTTACCAACATCAATTGAAGAAGAAATTGATTTTAATGAAAAGTATAAATACTATTTGGCACAAAATCAGGTACTTTTTGAAATGTTAGAAGAAAAACCTTTAAATTTTGACATTCATTTTAATTATGTTAATACTATAAGAAAATATAAAGAGCAAAATAGAAGTAATCACTCGTTTAATATTGAGCAATTTAGAAATTATAAAGAGAATATAAGGATTAATAACTTTTATAGAAATTATATTCGTTCACAGGATACAGTTTATAAAGATATTGGTTATTTATTTTTAGGAATTCACAGGCTTAATTTGGAAGAGAATAAAAAAGCATTTGAAGTTTTAGATAGTGTAAGTAATAAAAAAATAAAATTTTTATCTTATTCTTTGGGATATTATTTTCGTCAATCTATGATTTATGGAAATTTTGAAAAGGCAGAGAGTAATCTGTTAAATTCTATATCAAAATCAGAAGTAAAAGATGTATCATATAATGAATTAGCACAACTTTACTATTATTTCGGGAAAGAAGAAAAATTACAAAATTTAGTAAATAATCCAAATGCAAATAAAAGGCTTTCGGTTTACTATAAACGTGTTGTTTATATGCGTTCAAATGATTTTTTAAATTATTGGAAAGTAATATTTATCAATGAATTTAAGTCCGTTTTTATTTGGGGATTTATTGCTTCTTTCCTAATATTAATAGTTTGGCTTTTTTATTTAAGACAAGTAGATATTTATGAACCTGAAAAGTGGTCACATATTTTACTGATACTTTTATTGAGTATGTCAACTATTTGGCTTATCTACCCTTTACACGATTTTTTATGGGATAACTTTCAATATTATCCTTCCTCAATTCCTATTTATGAGTTTTTCCAAATGGTCTTTTCAATCGGAGTTGTTGAAGAACTTGTTAAAATAATACCGGTATTATTAATTTTGAAATTTACAAAAGCAATTAATGAACCTTTTGACTATATTTTGTATAGTTCAATATCGGCAATTGGCTTTGCTTTTATAGAAAATATTGGCTATATACAAGAAAGTTCTTTGTATAATATCAATGCCAGAGCTTTAACTGCAACGGTTGCACACATGATATTTTCTTCAACAATTGGCTATGGATTAATGCTGGCTAAATACGGTCGTTTTAAATCAAAAATTATATTGTTTATTGTGTTTTTTACTATAGCATCATTAATGCACGGGTTTTATGATTTTTGGTTAATAACTGATTGGTCAATTAAATTTGAGTGGATTAGTATCTTATTTCTGATAATTGGTATTCATATTTGGTTTTTATATGCAAATAACACATTAAATATTTCAAATTTTTATGATAAAAAAATAAATGTTAAGAATGATCAAATGAAATATTATTTAATAATTTCATTAATCGGAATATTTATGTTCTCATATATAGCCAATGCTTATACCCAAGGCATTGATTATGCTAAATATTTTATCAACAGAAACATATTCTATTATGGAGGTCTTATTCTCTATTTGTCTTTTAGTTTCAGTAGGTTTGAGATTGTTCGAGGATATTTAGCACCTTTTTCAATCGGAATTTTTTTTCTTATTCCGAAAATTAAAAGATCCTCGGATTATTCCGGATTACCTATTAAAATTGGAAGTTCAAAAAGATATCAATTACTGCCGAAATATTCAATTTTTAAAACACAACTGCCTCAAAACGGATATTTAACAAACAGGATTGTAATTGACGGAAACCTTGAAAGTTATATTGTAAAATTAGAAACTCCGCTTGTATATGAAGAATTCAAATATGATCAAGTTGTTATTATGCCAAAGAAACAATCTAAAAGTTTGAATGAATCCGGTAATATTTTAGTTTATTTATTGTTTCCTACAAATGAGATTTTATCAAAATCCTTATTGACTATTAAAGACTTTATATTTGCCGGTTGGGCAATTTCAAAAAGAATTAATGAAGTTAAAATAAATTAA